A single genomic interval of Microbacterium sp. LWO14-1.2 harbors:
- a CDS encoding helix-turn-helix transcriptional regulator: MNNAFPFGTGSTGGDNPLGGIFGSGGFGGPNGPAGALFDALDQLRKSFDQQRPSGGTRMARGDVRTAVLSLLAERPMHGYQIISEIAERSGGSWKPSAGSVYPTLQLLADEGLIEAEEQNGRKTYSLTEAGRAVASESTETPAPWESSSTKDGHRNDPRFSALPKAGVDLAAAAAQVGRSGSPEQVQQAIDVLDEARRRLYTILAQD; the protein is encoded by the coding sequence ACCCGCTCGGCGGCATCTTCGGATCCGGCGGCTTCGGCGGCCCCAACGGTCCGGCCGGCGCGCTCTTCGACGCGCTCGACCAGCTGCGCAAGTCGTTCGACCAGCAGCGCCCCAGCGGTGGGACGCGCATGGCCCGCGGCGACGTCCGCACCGCCGTGCTCTCGCTCCTCGCCGAGCGCCCCATGCACGGCTACCAGATCATCAGCGAGATCGCCGAGCGCAGCGGCGGATCGTGGAAGCCCAGCGCAGGATCGGTGTACCCGACGTTGCAGCTGCTCGCCGACGAGGGCCTGATCGAGGCCGAGGAGCAGAACGGTCGCAAGACCTACTCGCTCACCGAAGCCGGTCGCGCCGTCGCCTCCGAGTCGACCGAGACGCCCGCGCCGTGGGAGTCCAGCTCCACCAAGGACGGCCACCGCAACGACCCGCGCTTCTCCGCGCTGCCGAAGGCCGGTGTCGACCTCGCGGCCGCCGCCGCCCAGGTCGGACGCAGCGGCAGTCCCGAACAGGTGCAGCAGGCCATCGACGTGCTCGACGAGGCCCGCCGTAGGCTGTACACGATCCTCGCTCAGGACTGA